From the Vibrio metoecus genome, one window contains:
- a CDS encoding AglZ/HisF2 family acetamidino modification protein, with amino-acid sequence MLRSRVSPCLLIHNKGLVKTVKFKDPKYVGDPINAVKIFNEKEVDELIVLDIDATVENKLPDYQMIKHLANESRMPLCYGGGIKTAQQAQEIIKLGVEKVAISSEALSNPAVLSEMADIIGKQSIAVVLDVKKNLLGCYEIYTHNGKKKVKKKFEQVISELEEVGIGELVINSIDQDGMMKGYDMKLAEKVRDLTSVPLTILGGAGSTEDILKLVEKFKVIGASAGSLFVFKGVYKAVLINYLTQDALTKIRKIARSQVGK; translated from the coding sequence ATGTTGAGATCAAGAGTATCCCCATGTTTGCTCATCCACAACAAAGGGCTAGTTAAAACTGTCAAGTTTAAAGATCCTAAGTATGTCGGTGATCCTATAAACGCCGTCAAAATCTTCAATGAGAAAGAAGTTGATGAGCTGATCGTTTTAGATATAGACGCAACCGTTGAAAACAAGTTACCTGATTACCAAATGATCAAACATCTCGCCAATGAGAGTAGAATGCCGCTGTGCTATGGTGGTGGTATTAAAACAGCTCAACAAGCACAAGAAATTATTAAACTAGGTGTTGAAAAAGTTGCAATTTCAAGCGAAGCATTGAGTAATCCAGCTGTACTTAGTGAAATGGCCGACATCATTGGTAAACAAAGCATTGCAGTTGTTTTAGATGTAAAGAAAAACCTGTTAGGTTGCTATGAGATTTACACACATAATGGTAAGAAAAAAGTTAAAAAGAAGTTCGAGCAAGTCATATCTGAATTAGAAGAAGTGGGTATTGGTGAATTAGTTATCAACTCTATAGATCAAGATGGAATGATGAAAGGCTACGATATGAAATTAGCCGAAAAGGTGCGAGACTTAACAAGTGTTCCGCTCACAATTCTTGGTGGTGCAGGTTCGACGGAAGATATCTTAAAACTAGTTGAAAAATTTAAAGTAATAGGTGCATCTGCTGGGAGCCTTTTTGTTTTTAAAGGTGTGTACAAAGCAGTATTAATTAATTACTTAACCCAAGATGCCCTTACTAAGATTAGAAAGATCGCACGTTCACAAGTAGGAAAGTAG
- the hisH gene encoding imidazole glycerol phosphate synthase subunit HisH yields the protein MIAIVDYGSGNIQAIQNIFTKLKVETFFARTPDDLFRADRIILPGVGAFDEAMTQLDKSGMRAALDHFAMVDKKPVLGICVGLQVMAKSSDEGVLPGLGWFDASVKKFDESKIKFKPKLPHMGWNEVEPTEDHPLLSNIDCEKGFYFIHSYYFDAHDEKDVLIKAHYGDDFCCAVRKDNIFGFQFHPEKSHSNGINLLKNFSEFSLC from the coding sequence ATGATTGCAATAGTAGATTATGGTTCTGGCAATATTCAAGCGATTCAAAATATATTTACTAAGCTCAAAGTTGAAACGTTTTTTGCTCGGACTCCTGACGACTTATTTAGAGCTGATAGAATTATTTTACCAGGTGTTGGGGCATTTGACGAAGCCATGACACAACTAGATAAATCGGGCATGAGGGCTGCATTGGACCATTTTGCGATGGTTGATAAGAAACCCGTTCTAGGTATTTGCGTTGGCCTTCAGGTCATGGCTAAAAGCAGCGATGAAGGTGTGTTGCCTGGACTTGGTTGGTTTGATGCTTCAGTAAAAAAGTTCGATGAATCAAAAATTAAGTTTAAGCCTAAACTACCACATATGGGATGGAACGAAGTTGAGCCCACTGAAGATCATCCTTTGCTCAGTAATATCGATTGCGAAAAAGGATTTTACTTTATTCATTCGTACTACTTTGATGCTCATGATGAGAAAGATGTTCTAATTAAAGCGCATTATGGTGATGATTTTTGCTGTGCCGTAAGAAAAGATAATATTTTTGGTTTCCAGTTCCACCCTGAAAAAAGTCATTCTAATGGTATTAACTTACTTAAGAATTTTTCTGAGTTTTCATTATGTTGA
- a CDS encoding N-acetyl sugar amidotransferase, protein MRVCTNCVMDTSDSKITFDENGVCDHCTTFYSDIMPNWHPDEKGWIEITKIAADIKKEGEGKEFDCIIGMSGGIDSSYLVYLAKEKLGLRPLVFHVDAGWNSQQAVHNIEQIVDRLGLDLYTEVIDWEEMKDLQLSFFKAGVSHTDTPQDHAFFATMYKFASKHNIKHILTGGNYSTECIRNPLEWMYFQSDSRQIKDIQKKFGTKKLKKFPLTNILWHKVYLPYIKGIKLYRPLDFMPYNKEEATQFLVDNYGYQRYAQKHFESRFTRFYESYWLYEKFGFDTRKVQYSSLIVTGQMTREDALRKLKNPPYDPETIDDDLNYIANKLGITTDELKGYFEAPNKTYKDYKNLQSIYDVGARVMRKLGLEKGGKR, encoded by the coding sequence ATGAGGGTATGTACTAATTGCGTAATGGACACATCAGATTCGAAAATTACTTTTGATGAAAATGGAGTTTGTGATCATTGTACGACATTTTACAGTGATATCATGCCTAATTGGCATCCAGATGAGAAGGGGTGGATAGAGATAACTAAGATAGCTGCTGATATTAAGAAAGAAGGTGAAGGTAAAGAATTCGATTGCATTATCGGTATGAGTGGTGGTATTGATAGCTCATACTTAGTCTATTTAGCAAAAGAAAAACTTGGCTTAAGACCTTTGGTTTTTCATGTCGATGCCGGTTGGAACTCTCAACAGGCTGTGCATAATATAGAGCAAATAGTTGATCGTCTGGGCTTAGATCTATATACAGAAGTTATTGACTGGGAAGAAATGAAAGACTTACAACTTTCTTTCTTTAAGGCTGGTGTTTCTCATACTGATACGCCTCAAGATCATGCGTTCTTTGCAACCATGTACAAGTTTGCGTCAAAGCACAATATTAAGCATATTTTAACTGGTGGTAATTACTCTACGGAGTGTATTCGTAATCCTCTGGAGTGGATGTATTTTCAATCAGATTCTCGACAAATCAAAGATATCCAGAAAAAGTTTGGTACGAAAAAGCTTAAAAAATTCCCACTGACAAACATTTTGTGGCACAAGGTGTATTTGCCATATATCAAAGGTATTAAGCTTTATAGGCCTCTGGATTTTATGCCTTATAATAAAGAAGAAGCGACACAGTTTTTAGTCGATAACTATGGATACCAGCGTTACGCACAAAAGCATTTTGAGTCACGTTTCACCCGTTTTTATGAATCTTATTGGCTTTATGAGAAATTTGGCTTTGACACTAGAAAAGTTCAGTACTCTAGTTTAATCGTCACAGGTCAAATGACAAGAGAAGATGCTCTTAGAAAATTGAAAAATCCACCATATGACCCAGAGACCATTGATGACGACTTAAATTATATCGCCAATAAGCTCGGCATTACCACAGATGAGCTAAAAGGATATTTTGAAGCACCAAACAAAACCTATAAAGACTATAAAAACCTACAATCGATTTATGATGTAGGTGCAAGGGTAATGAGAAAGCTTGGTCTTGAAAAAGGTGGCAAGCGATGA
- a CDS encoding glycosyltransferase, with amino-acid sequence MDKVFILQRFIPKYRLGVFKRIAPSNQDRIQMLIGENIEGLKAKNHSDLHGVNYRMLNSKKYEFLGKLLVNHIGLFRTLVKERPSVVICEAESHFLGYLKAIAYKLLFLGKPKLILWCFFVLPGKELGFFDRYMKPVFRSFFSGFISYSSLGKNFLVSHNVKKPIVVATNVCDTDYYDSLLEYDNRTSIECKDIYNLAGKFVVSFVGTIDEVKKPDFIIKMANQSAQLESLVYLIVGDGPYLSELKNMVKELGLKNVVFTGKVQDIVSVMKATNVLMIPGRGGIVISEAMCCSKPVIVHEADGTELDLIVNGQSGFIVDDLNTENIINKINILMENQEEYIKMCNWSLKFSKIYNTKNMADKVIEIIEKV; translated from the coding sequence ATGGATAAGGTTTTTATTTTACAACGCTTTATACCAAAGTATAGGTTGGGTGTATTTAAGCGGATTGCACCATCAAATCAAGATCGCATTCAGATGCTAATAGGAGAAAATATAGAAGGATTAAAGGCAAAGAATCATAGTGATCTTCATGGCGTTAATTATAGAATGTTAAATTCTAAGAAATATGAATTTTTGGGAAAACTACTGGTAAATCATATTGGGTTGTTTCGGACTTTAGTCAAAGAAAGACCAAGCGTTGTCATTTGTGAGGCGGAAAGTCATTTCCTTGGATATTTGAAAGCTATAGCATACAAGTTATTGTTTTTAGGCAAGCCTAAATTGATTTTGTGGTGCTTCTTTGTTCTTCCAGGTAAAGAGTTAGGCTTTTTTGATAGATATATGAAGCCAGTTTTTAGAAGTTTTTTTTCGGGTTTTATAAGTTATAGCTCCCTAGGGAAAAATTTTCTAGTATCCCATAACGTAAAAAAACCTATTGTTGTTGCAACAAACGTTTGCGACACGGACTACTACGATTCACTTTTAGAGTATGACAACAGAACTTCGATTGAATGTAAAGATATCTACAACCTTGCTGGTAAATTTGTAGTTTCTTTTGTTGGCACAATTGACGAGGTAAAAAAACCTGACTTCATAATTAAGATGGCTAATCAGTCAGCTCAATTAGAGTCTCTAGTATATTTAATTGTTGGGGATGGTCCTTACTTAAGTGAATTGAAAAATATGGTTAAAGAGCTTGGACTTAAAAACGTTGTATTTACGGGTAAAGTCCAAGATATTGTGAGTGTTATGAAAGCTACTAATGTACTAATGATACCTGGTCGTGGTGGGATCGTTATTTCTGAAGCTATGTGTTGTTCTAAACCAGTAATTGTCCATGAGGCTGATGGAACCGAACTAGATTTGATAGTAAATGGGCAATCTGGATTTATAGTTGATGATCTTAATACTGAAAATATTATTAATAAAATTAATATACTGATGGAGAATCAAGAGGAATATATAAAAATGTGTAATTGGTCACTTAAATTTTCAAAAATATATAATACCAAAAACATGGCAGATAAAGTCATAGAAATTATAGAAAAGGTATAA
- a CDS encoding glycosyltransferase family 2 protein, whose amino-acid sequence MLNKTIEIIIPSYNRVDKLSLILRCLTKSLAEDIIVKVIDNCSDVYYEEAFRNCNDLSRLIDENKLIVIRNEANVGMSANILKAHLIAESDWYMILSDDDRIEPDFFSKIRSNIVLADKLQIPIIKLNSQFEGECKSIEHFINLSESVSGFNSHIFLSNYIYKNRVLNSFVSCGYMHCNSYVPHFIMLLSYMLNGGKILYSKDNHVTYEVPSTGYNYARVAGLGVGCYKDLFLNLDEKLSAKIHGMFFPHNDFKVLIDLRYQTLGNNCSFDYLFHKNNYLFQVKIARSFYKMIFLSLVSRIIQSRVGFRITLMLLKMLPKYYHHIEEMERRYG is encoded by the coding sequence ATGTTGAATAAAACAATAGAAATAATCATACCTTCTTACAATCGAGTAGATAAACTGTCATTAATATTAAGATGTCTAACTAAATCCCTAGCAGAAGACATTATCGTTAAAGTTATTGACAATTGCTCTGATGTTTATTACGAAGAAGCGTTTCGTAATTGTAACGACTTATCCAGATTGATTGATGAAAATAAGCTTATTGTTATTCGTAATGAAGCGAATGTCGGAATGTCTGCAAATATATTAAAAGCCCATCTTATTGCTGAAAGCGATTGGTATATGATTCTATCAGATGACGATAGAATTGAGCCTGATTTTTTTAGTAAAATACGCTCAAACATCGTTCTCGCTGATAAGTTACAAATCCCAATTATAAAATTAAACTCTCAATTTGAGGGAGAATGCAAGTCCATTGAGCATTTTATTAATCTTTCGGAAAGTGTAAGTGGATTTAATAGTCATATTTTTCTTTCTAATTACATATATAAGAATAGAGTGTTAAATAGTTTCGTGTCATGTGGGTATATGCATTGTAACTCATATGTCCCTCATTTCATAATGTTGTTAAGTTATATGCTCAATGGTGGTAAAATCCTATACAGCAAGGATAACCATGTAACTTATGAGGTTCCGTCAACGGGATATAATTATGCGCGAGTAGCTGGCTTAGGTGTTGGATGTTATAAAGATCTATTTTTAAATTTAGATGAAAAACTGAGTGCCAAAATACATGGCATGTTTTTCCCTCACAACGACTTCAAAGTGTTAATAGATTTAAGATACCAGACATTAGGTAATAATTGTAGTTTTGATTACTTATTTCATAAAAATAACTATCTCTTCCAAGTCAAGATAGCTAGATCTTTTTATAAAATGATTTTTTTATCGCTGGTATCTAGAATAATTCAGTCAAGAGTTGGTTTTCGTATTACGCTGATGTTATTGAAAATGCTCCCAAAATATTATCATCATATAGAAGAAATGGAACGAAGGTATGGATAA
- the asnB gene encoding asparagine synthase (glutamine-hydrolyzing), translating to MCGLYFDSNFNKSSVSVENLEVLLKHRGPDSMQVYECGHVRLFHSRLAIVGLEKESNQPYSFDDLVIVYNGEVFNFIELRNELKELGYQFDTNSDTEVILKLFHCYGKGFEARLNGMWSLVIYNKTENTIYVSRDRYGQKPLFYSFSEERVLISSEIEPIFVNGSYSPDLETIQLFLKEGDFDSNGRTFFKGIYEFPVATWAEYDLVKRRIVDIKRYWDYGKGSELSKSFDELFEDSVKLRLRSDVESSLLLSGGLDSTAVANVVNKFQPVGFKAFCFSSEDGDDEVEFAKTIADKLNLEIDVIKNNVSDSEFLEQLNKLVVRLGRGHSSPAIISVDNIYRKVNASGIRVALDGQGADEMLAGYAHYHIPLFKDSLKTLNFNLFSLVFRDFIRSGPVNSVVMYLRNTGGSRVKRCMRILYGYEPLFNRIDKDDSHMTYIKISQPKSIYIPKSYIQNYLLKQHVVGLKNLLYYGDIVAMNNSVENRSPFLDHRLVEHIFSEPKLDSFLGAKGNKNVLRNMDFYNEFELILDRKKIGFNTPISKNIKEKMCKFILDNGRVFSNKIVSKSFFNKLYQSNQLLESKYERLLFRLYQVEYWFEYYCGEKC from the coding sequence ATGTGTGGATTATACTTTGACTCAAATTTTAATAAATCTAGCGTTTCTGTAGAAAATCTTGAAGTGCTACTAAAGCACAGAGGTCCTGACTCAATGCAGGTCTATGAGTGTGGACACGTTAGACTTTTTCATTCTAGATTGGCAATAGTAGGATTAGAAAAAGAAAGTAATCAGCCTTATAGTTTTGACGACCTAGTGATTGTTTACAACGGCGAAGTGTTCAATTTTATTGAGTTGAGAAATGAGCTAAAGGAGCTAGGATATCAATTCGACACTAATTCTGACACCGAAGTAATACTTAAACTATTCCACTGTTACGGAAAGGGGTTTGAGGCAAGACTAAATGGTATGTGGTCGTTAGTTATTTATAATAAGACCGAAAATACAATTTATGTCAGTCGAGACCGGTACGGGCAGAAGCCTCTATTTTACTCATTTTCAGAAGAGCGGGTATTGATATCTAGTGAAATTGAACCTATTTTCGTCAATGGGAGTTACTCACCAGATCTTGAAACGATCCAATTATTTTTGAAAGAAGGTGATTTTGACTCGAATGGACGAACTTTTTTTAAAGGTATATATGAGTTTCCGGTTGCTACCTGGGCTGAATATGATTTAGTGAAAAGACGTATAGTCGATATCAAACGGTATTGGGATTATGGAAAAGGCTCTGAACTATCCAAATCATTTGATGAGCTTTTTGAGGATTCGGTAAAATTAAGGCTTAGGTCTGACGTAGAAAGTTCATTATTGCTCTCGGGAGGATTAGACAGCACAGCAGTAGCGAATGTTGTGAATAAGTTTCAACCTGTAGGGTTTAAAGCTTTTTGTTTTTCTTCTGAAGACGGGGATGATGAAGTTGAGTTTGCTAAGACTATTGCTGATAAGCTGAATTTAGAGATTGATGTGATTAAAAATAATGTCAGCGATAGTGAGTTTCTTGAGCAATTAAATAAACTTGTTGTCAGACTTGGGAGGGGCCATTCATCTCCAGCTATCATTTCTGTTGATAATATATATCGAAAAGTAAATGCGTCAGGAATCAGAGTGGCTCTAGATGGTCAAGGCGCTGATGAAATGCTAGCAGGTTATGCTCACTATCATATTCCTTTATTCAAAGATTCCTTGAAAACGCTCAATTTTAACTTGTTCAGCCTTGTATTCCGAGATTTCATTCGTAGCGGGCCTGTCAATTCGGTTGTTATGTATTTAAGAAATACGGGTGGAAGCAGGGTTAAAAGATGTATGAGAATTCTCTATGGGTATGAGCCACTATTTAATAGAATAGATAAAGATGATAGCCATATGACTTATATTAAGATTTCTCAACCGAAAAGTATTTATATTCCTAAGTCATATATCCAAAATTACTTGCTCAAGCAGCATGTCGTAGGCCTTAAAAATCTGCTTTATTATGGCGATATTGTTGCAATGAACAATTCTGTCGAAAATAGGTCTCCATTTTTAGATCATCGATTGGTAGAGCATATTTTTTCAGAGCCTAAGCTGGATAGTTTTCTTGGGGCCAAAGGAAATAAAAATGTACTCCGAAATATGGATTTTTATAATGAATTCGAATTAATTTTAGACAGGAAAAAAATTGGCTTCAATACACCTATTAGTAAAAATATCAAAGAGAAAATGTGCAAATTTATTCTGGATAATGGCAGGGTTTTTTCAAATAAAATAGTGTCAAAATCATTTTTTAATAAGCTATACCAAAGCAATCAATTACTAGAGTCGAAATATGAACGATTGCTATTTAGATTGTATCAGGTTGAGTATTGGTTCGAGTATTATTGTGGAGAAAAATGTTGA
- a CDS encoding ISAs1-like element IS1358 family transposase, producing the protein MSELINPFMHFQIIKDYRQESKVEHKLSDIILLTICGVLSGHDGWDGIIDFGNARLDLLKRYGHFEAGIPSADTLSRVMGMINPVALQRSFIAWMKDCHTLTDGEVIANSKTLRGSYDRSKGKGTIHMVNAFATANGMSIGQLKVDSKSNEITAIPKLLDLLDVKGCLITIDAMGCQKKIAQKIRDKESDYLLAVKGNQGMLEQAFDDYFRMDMLQDFDGSSYSTQEKSHGRIETRVALVNRDLSVLGDIEHEWPGLKSMGIVASIRQESAVATEQDVSIRYYICSKELEAQTLLEATRSHWGVEVMHWSLDTAFCEDNSRIRADDRAEAFARIRQICLNLLKSETTFKGGIKRKRMNCAMDEKYLSKVLESLT; encoded by the coding sequence ATGAGCGAGTTAATCAACCCATTTATGCATTTCCAAATCATTAAAGACTATCGACAAGAAAGCAAAGTAGAACACAAATTATCAGACATTATTTTGCTGACAATTTGTGGTGTTTTGTCGGGTCACGATGGCTGGGATGGCATTATCGATTTTGGTAATGCTCGCTTAGATCTCCTTAAACGATATGGTCACTTTGAAGCTGGAATTCCTTCTGCGGATACGCTGTCTCGCGTGATGGGTATGATTAATCCTGTCGCTTTGCAAAGAAGCTTCATTGCCTGGATGAAGGACTGCCATACACTGACGGATGGTGAAGTGATTGCCAACAGTAAAACATTACGCGGCTCTTATGACCGCTCAAAAGGCAAGGGAACGATCCATATGGTGAACGCTTTTGCTACAGCAAATGGAATGAGCATTGGACAACTGAAGGTTGATTCTAAGAGTAACGAGATTACCGCGATCCCCAAGCTACTAGACTTGCTAGATGTAAAAGGCTGCTTGATTACGATTGATGCCATGGGCTGCCAAAAGAAAATAGCGCAAAAAATCCGTGATAAAGAATCGGATTATTTATTGGCGGTCAAAGGCAATCAGGGAATGCTTGAGCAAGCTTTTGATGATTATTTTCGAATGGACATGCTTCAAGACTTCGACGGTAGTTCTTATAGTACCCAAGAAAAAAGTCACGGAAGAATAGAAACGAGAGTGGCTTTAGTGAATCGCGATTTGTCGGTTTTGGGTGATATTGAACATGAATGGCCTGGGCTTAAATCAATGGGCATCGTGGCTTCAATTCGACAAGAATCGGCAGTAGCAACAGAGCAAGATGTGAGTATTCGTTACTACATATGCTCTAAAGAATTGGAAGCTCAAACGTTACTTGAAGCGACACGTTCTCACTGGGGTGTAGAGGTCATGCATTGGTCACTTGATACTGCATTTTGTGAGGACAATTCGCGTATTAGAGCGGACGATCGAGCAGAGGCTTTTGCAAGGATCAGGCAGATATGCTTGAACCTATTAAAGAGCGAAACCACGTTTAAAGGTGGTATCAAACGTAAACGGATGAACTGCGCAATGGACGAAAAGTACCTAAGTAAGGTTCTTGAAAGCCTTACGTGA
- a CDS encoding transposase family protein — protein sequence MDYSEFKEHFSILSDTRQVRKSTYNFFEVMFQVVTAMLCGMKTWDEIEGFGEENLT from the coding sequence ATGGATTACAGTGAATTTAAAGAGCATTTTAGCATATTGAGTGATACTCGTCAGGTAAGAAAATCGACCTATAATTTCTTCGAAGTGATGTTCCAGGTGGTGACAGCGATGCTGTGCGGAATGAAGACTTGGGATGAAATCGAAGGCTTTGGTGAGGAAAATTTAACCTGA
- a CDS encoding oligosaccharide flippase family protein gives MKLSSFLKLGATEALCKGGNILISLILAAVFSPEEYSTVVKLILLEVVFIETYLFGQHHSVLKGYDFSNTLISVVKYSVFNGIALLAVGYYVFNSLLLVYPLVFSILFQASAKLYTTRCRYLGRNDEYNRVRITEQLLRLISIVSLCYLGGNAQYYSVGALVGGMMIMLVLYSKKNELTNFHLDDLLRLNFRSEHIRFGLPLGIHAFAGALYVIIDKVLVGSMMSTNDLAVYAFTSTIAMSPFFALNVISLAFTPKIYSCNGGALLSVRLKQFFITSIASIFLIYILLILVIYPYILSFYDDTYHQGKEFFNFFIIVLVLQALSNTFLYGLAAVKFVKLVPLVTISGLTLNCILGMLLVPHYFTKGVLASFIIAEVFVCFMLYGLFKKSQNKIKYICDH, from the coding sequence TTGAAGTTAAGTAGTTTTTTAAAATTGGGGGCGACAGAAGCTCTCTGTAAAGGTGGAAACATCTTAATAAGTTTGATACTTGCTGCTGTATTTTCTCCGGAAGAGTATTCAACAGTTGTCAAACTTATTTTACTAGAAGTTGTTTTTATTGAAACCTATCTGTTCGGTCAACATCATTCAGTATTGAAAGGTTATGACTTCTCTAATACTCTGATTTCGGTTGTGAAATACAGTGTTTTCAATGGTATAGCTCTTCTAGCTGTTGGGTATTACGTGTTTAACTCATTGCTGCTTGTATATCCCCTTGTTTTTTCAATACTCTTCCAAGCGTCGGCAAAGTTATATACAACAAGGTGTAGGTATTTAGGGCGAAATGATGAATATAACCGAGTTAGAATAACAGAACAGCTCTTGCGGTTGATATCGATAGTTTCACTATGCTATTTAGGCGGAAACGCTCAATATTATTCAGTAGGTGCATTAGTTGGTGGAATGATGATCATGCTAGTCCTATATTCTAAGAAAAATGAGCTAACCAATTTCCATTTAGATGATTTATTAAGGTTAAATTTTCGGAGTGAACACATAAGATTTGGTCTACCGTTAGGGATTCATGCCTTTGCTGGCGCACTATACGTAATAATAGATAAGGTACTTGTCGGCAGTATGATGTCAACTAATGATCTTGCGGTATACGCATTCACTAGTACGATTGCTATGTCTCCTTTTTTTGCTCTAAATGTAATTTCTTTAGCATTTACACCGAAGATATACAGCTGTAACGGAGGTGCATTATTATCTGTTCGACTTAAACAATTTTTTATAACCTCTATAGCATCAATTTTTTTGATTTATATATTGCTAATCCTAGTTATTTATCCATACATTTTAAGTTTTTATGATGATACATATCATCAAGGAAAAGAGTTTTTTAACTTTTTTATAATTGTGTTAGTTCTTCAAGCACTATCAAACACATTTCTCTACGGGCTAGCTGCTGTCAAGTTTGTAAAGTTAGTTCCACTTGTGACTATTTCTGGTTTAACCTTGAATTGCATATTAGGTATGTTATTGGTACCGCACTATTTTACAAAGGGAGTGTTAGCTTCATTTATAATTGCAGAAGTGTTTGTTTGTTTCATGCTATATGGATTGTTTAAGAAATCTCAGAATAAAATTAAGTATATCTGTGATCATTGA
- a CDS encoding NAD-dependent epimerase/dehydratase family protein has product METVLITGGTGFVGKRLVTSLLNKGYKVILLVRKSSDISVLDVSSDSLKLYYIEDNLELTFSENTIDFVCFLACNYGRNGSIFDVFETNLNLPMALLSLCSKYHVKRFINTDSFFSKSGNGTYLNEYCESKKMLLFWLKQQSQVKVINLVLQHVYGPGDNTTKFSYWLLSQFMNGKKNVDLTEGDQSRDFIYVDDVVRAFVSVIENESNLPFYIELVVGTGELSTIKEFVKTMKSRFTYLKGNCDTKLKFGAIERPDDGIEPIPTNLEQWKFIGWKPQYSLIEGVTKFIEEELEFEVK; this is encoded by the coding sequence ATGGAAACAGTGTTAATAACTGGAGGGACAGGGTTTGTAGGAAAAAGACTTGTTACCTCACTGCTAAATAAGGGTTATAAGGTAATTCTTTTAGTCAGAAAGTCTTCGGATATCTCGGTTCTAGATGTCTCTTCAGATAGCTTAAAGTTATATTATATAGAAGATAATTTAGAACTCACATTTAGTGAGAATACGATTGATTTCGTATGTTTTCTTGCATGTAATTACGGTCGAAATGGCTCCATATTTGATGTGTTTGAGACTAATTTGAATTTACCTATGGCCCTGTTGTCGTTATGTTCAAAGTATCATGTAAAAAGGTTTATTAATACTGATAGCTTTTTTAGCAAATCAGGAAACGGAACATATCTTAATGAATATTGTGAAAGCAAAAAAATGCTCTTGTTTTGGCTAAAGCAGCAAAGCCAAGTTAAAGTGATTAATTTAGTTCTACAACATGTATATGGTCCAGGTGATAACACGACAAAGTTTTCGTATTGGCTGCTTAGCCAGTTTATGAATGGCAAGAAGAACGTAGATTTAACAGAAGGTGATCAATCAAGAGATTTCATTTATGTAGATGATGTCGTAAGAGCGTTTGTCTCAGTTATAGAAAATGAAAGTAATTTACCATTTTATATAGAGTTAGTAGTAGGAACTGGAGAACTATCCACAATAAAGGAGTTCGTAAAAACTATGAAATCACGCTTTACCTATCTTAAGGGGAATTGTGACACTAAACTTAAATTTGGAGCTATAGAGAGACCGGATGATGGAATCGAGCCGATTCCAACCAATCTAGAACAGTGGAAGTTTATCGGTTGGAAGCCACAATACTCTTTGATTGAGGGAGTAACAAAATTCATCGAAGAAGAGCTTGAGTTTGAAGTTAAGTAG